GTGTGCAGCCTAACATGTACCGCGGCCGCCTCTGGACCATGCGCCAGTACGCAGGTTTTGGCACAGCCGAAGAAACCAACCAGCGTTTCCGCTATCTCCTGGAGCAAGGGCAGACAGGCCTTAGCTGCGCCTTCGATTTGCCTACTCAGATCGGCTACGATTCGGACCATCCTATGGCAAGGGGAGAAATCGGTAAGGTTGGCGTTGCTATAGACTCCCTGCAGGACATGGAAACTCTTTTCGACCAGATCCCCCTGGGCAAGGTCAGCACTTCCATGACCATCAACGCCCCGGCAGGCATACTACTGGCCATGTATATTGTGGTGGCTGAAAAACAGGGGTTTAAGAGGGCAGAATTAAACGGAACGATTCAAAACGATATTATTAAGGAATATGTCGGCCGGGGAACATACATCCTGCCGCCTGAGCCCTCAATGCGTTTAATTACAAATATTTTTGAGTTCTGTTCCAAAGAAGTGCCCAACTGGAATACGATCAGCATCAGCGGCTATCATATCCGTGAAGCGGGTTGCACCGCAGCTCAGGAAATAGCCTTTACCCTAGCGGACGGCATTGCCTATGTGGATGCAGCCATTAAAGCAGGCCTGGATGTTGATCAGTTTGGTCCTCGCCTTTCATTCTTCTTCAATGCTCACCTGAACTTCCTCGAGGAAATTGCAAAATTCCGGGCGGCACGGCGCGTCTGGGCGAAGATTATGAAGGAACGTTTCGGAGCCAAAGATCCGCGCTCGTGGACCCTGCGCTTCCACACTCAGACTGCCGGCTGCAGCCTGACGGCCCAGCAGCCGATGGTAAATATCATGAGGACCGCATTTGAGGCCCTGGCTGCCGTACTGGGCGGGACTCAGTCCCTGCACACCAACTCCTATGACGAAGCCCTGGCCCTTCCCAGCGACGAGTCGGTGCTTATTGCATTGCGCACACAGCAGGTGATCGGCTATGAAATCGGCGTTTGCGACGTGGTTGACCCGCTTGGCGGATCCTACTACATTGAAAGCCTGACCAACCAGCTTGAAGCAAAAGCCTGGGAGTACATTGAGAAGATTGATGCCCTCGGCGGTGCCGTAAAGGCCATCGATTACATGCAGAAGGAGATCCACAACGCCGCTTACCAGTATCAACTGGCTATTGACAATAAGAAGAAGACCGTTATCGGAGTGAACAAATTCCAGTTGAAGGAAGAAGAAAAGCCAAAGAACCTGCTGAAAGTGGACCTCTCCGTGGGCGAACGGCAGATTGCGAAGCTCAAAAAGCTTAAGGAAGAAAGAGATAACGCCAAGGTTGAAGCCCTGCTGAAACAAGTGCGCGAGGCGGCGCAGAGCGATGCAAACATGATGCCTGTCTTTATCGATGCGGTTAAGGAATACGTTACTCTGGGCGAGATCTGCGGCGTCCTGAGAGACGTATTCGGCGAATACAAGCAGCAAATCGTATTCTAGGAGAGGAGGAAAGCAGATGAGCGAAAAACGCATTCGTGTTCTGGTTGCCAAGCCAGGCCTTGACGGGCATGACCGGGGCGCGAAAGTTATAGCCCAGGCCCTGCGTGACGCCGGAATGGAAGTCATATATACGGGCTTGCGGCAGACCCCCGAACAAATTGTATCTGCTGCGCTGCAAGAAGACGTGGATGTCGTAGGTCTGAGCATTCTGTCCGGAGCCCATGGCACCCTTTTCCCAGAAGTAGTGAAACTGTTAAGGGAGCAGGGTGCGGAAGACGTGCTGGTAGTGGGCGGAGGGATTATCCCGGATGAAGACATCCCCGAGCTGAAGGCAGCCGGCATCGCCGAAGTATTTGGCCCGGGAACTCCTCTTGAAGATGTAGTGAAATATATCAAAGAAAATGCCAAGAGCAGTTAAGAAATTTAGATTAGAAATTGAGGGGGCGGGCAAGCGGTTTTAAGGCCGTCTTGCCGCCCGCCGGCCCCTTTTGCTTAATGAGTGGGGGAAAAGGTCCGGTATTTATATTCCAAACTATCTGGAGGGATTCCCCATGATAAAAAAGATTGATCACATCGGGATTGCTGTAAGAGATCTTGCTGAAGCCCTGAAACTGTATGAAGGTTTGCTGGGACTCAAATCCATAGGCACAGAAGTGGTTGAGGAACAAAAGGTCAAGGTAGCCTTCCTGCCCACCGGTGACAGCGAGGTCGAACTGCTGGAATCCACCACGCCGGACGGCCCAATTGCAAAATTTATCGAAAAGAACGGTGAAGGAATCCAGCACATTGCGTTCAGGGTAGACAATATCGAGCAAAGGTTAGCCGAACTGAAGGAAAAAGGCGTCCGTTTAATCGATGAAAAGCCCAGACGTGGAGCAGGCGGCGCAAAAATTGCCTTCTTGCATCCAAAGTCCACCTTCGGCGTCCTGATTGAATTGAGTGAGCGCGACTAGATTGGAGGTAATCGCATGAGCATGCAGGAGAAACTGGACCAACTAAATAAGTTAAGGCAAATAGTCGAAGCTGGCGGCGGCCAGAAAAGAATTGACAAGCAGCATGAAAGCGGTAAAAAAACTGCAAGGGAAAGAATTAACGAACTGTTTGATCCCGGCTCCTTTAGAGAAATTGATGTTTTCGCTGCCTCGGAAGACGACTGGATTTTCAACAACAAAACGCCGGGCGAAGGTGTAACATGCGGGTACGGTACCATTGCCGGCCGCAAGGTTTATATTTTTGCCCAGGATTTTACCGTTGTAGGCGGCTCGCTGGGACGGGTACATGCTGCCAAGATCTGCAAGACCCTTGATATGGCAATGAAGGTCGGCGCTCCTGTCATCGGCATCTGTGACTCCGGCGGTGCAAGGATCCAGGAAGGTGTTGACGCCCTTAACGGTTACGGAGAGATCTTCTATCGCAACACAATTGCTTCGGGCGTTATCCCGCAGATTTCAGTTATTATGGGCCCCTGCGCAGGGGGTGCGGTTTACTCTCCTGCCCTTACCGACTTCATTTTCATGGTATCCGGCACAAGCCAGATGTTCATAACCGGACCGCTGGTAATTAAGGCTACCACCGGCGAAGATGTCAGCATGGAAGCTCTCGGCGGTGCGGCTACCCACAACCAGATCAGCGGCGTTGCCCACTTCATGGCCAACAATGAGGAAGAATGCATAGCCCAGATCAAGGCTTTGCTCAGCTATCTGCCGTCAAATAATTTAGAAGAACCACCGACATATGCTCCGGTTGAGCCGTCCGTTGATAAGGAAATTCTTGTTGACATCGTTCCTACCGATCCGAACAAGGGGTATGAAGTGCGCGATATTATCAACGCTGTTGTGGACGGCGGCTCCTTCTTCGAAGTCCACCAGTACTATGCTACCAACGGTGTCGTCGGCTTTGCCCGCATCAACGGACAGCCGGTGGGCATTATCGCCAACCAGCCGAGAATACTGGCCGGATGCCTGGACATTAACGTGTCGGATAAGATTGCCCGTCATATTCGCTTCTGTGACTGCTTCAACCTTCCCATCATAACCTTCATGGACGTTCCCGGCTTCCTGCCAGGAGTCCAGCAAGAGTATGGCGGCATTATCAGGCACGGTGCCAAAATGCTTTACGCCTATTCAGAAGCCACCGTTCCCAAAATAACCATTATTCTCCGCAAGGCTTACGGTGGAGCTTACCTTGCCATGTGCGCCAATGCCCTGCGCGCCGATATGACATTTGCCTGGCCAACGGCTGAGATTGCTGTTATGGGACCAGAAGGCGCGGTCAACGTAATTAACCGCAAGGAACTGTCCGAAGCCGAAAACCCGATTGAATTGCGCAAAAAACTGGTTGAGGACTACCGCAACCGGTTTGCCAACCCGTACCTGGCCAGTGCAAGGGGATTCATTCAGGATGTTATTGACCCGCGCGATACGAGGGAAAAAATTATTAACGCCCTTTGGAACATGTCCACCAAACGAGAGACCAGGCCCAGGAAGAAGCATGGAAATATCCCCATGTAGTCCAAAGTACCGGCATGGAGGAGGAAAAAAGTCATGTCTGAAATATGCAAAGAAAAAGCCGGTATCAAACCCGAAGTGCTGGCGGCCATTACGGCAGCCATAGCTCTTTGCTGCTACTCGGCAGAGCAAGGTTTCCAGATCAAGGAAGTTAAAAAAGGGATAAACCCCTGGAGAAAAGCCGGCATAGTTGAGATGATGCTGGGCCGGGAACTGAACAGGGATTTCCTGTAAGATTAGTGGCAATATTAACAGGCTCTACAATTTAGGAGGGAAACTTAATGCAAAAGTTCAAGATTAAGGTAAACGGCGAACTTTTTGAAGTGGAAGTAGAACAAATTGGCGGGACTGCGGCAGCCCCGGCTGCACCGGCAGCACCTCCCCCGGCTCCAGCCGTCGCGCCGCCGGCAGCTCCAGCCCCGGCACCTGCCGCCGCTGCACCGGCAGCAGCTCCAAAGCCGGCCGCGGCTGCAGCACCAACTCCCAAGCCGCCTGCAGATGGCGGAAGCGGGGGCACGCTGTGCGCTCCAATGCCTGGCACCATCCTAGACATCCGGGTTAAAGTTGGTGATGCTGTTAAGGTCGGAGACGTACTGGTGATCCTTGAAGCTATGAAGATGGAAAACGAACTGGCGGCAGAAAAGGCCGGTACAGTTAAAGAAATAAAGGTTTCCAAAGGCCAAGCTGTAAACGGAGGAGATCCGCTGGTAGTTATCGGCTAGGCAGCTAAAACGGGTGGGGTCATACAAAAAATAAGCGTCTCCCCACCCGCACAAAACCTTTTTAATTAATAAAATTAGGAGGGGACAAAATGATTAAAAGAAGAAAGATTACCATCGTTGGAGCAGGTAATGTTGGTGCTACTGCCGCCCACTGGGCCGCAGCTAAAGAATTAGGCGACATAGTTCTGCTCGACGTTATCGAAGGAGTTCCGCAGGGCAAGGGTCTTGACCTGATGGAAGCTTCACCGGTTGAAGGTTTTGATGCTAATATTATTGGTACTAACAATTATGAAGATACTGCCGATTCCGATGTGGTCATAGTCACTGCAGGGGTTGCCCGCAAGCCCGGCATGAGCCGTGACGATCTGCTTAACACCAATTACAAGATTGTCAGTTCGGTGGCAGAAAATATCGCCCGCTATTCTCCCAATGCAATCATAATTGTTGTTTCTAACCCACTTGACGTTATGGCTTATACCGCTTACAAAGCCAGCGGATTTCCTTCCAACCGGGTGTTCGGAATGGCGGGAGTGCTTGACTCGGCCCGTTTCCGTACCTTCCTGGCCATGGAACTGGGAATTTCGGTTGAAGATGTAAGTGCCCTTGTGCTGGGCGGCCACGGCGACACCATGGTACCTGTGCTGAGCTGTGCTTTTGCAGGTTGCATACCGGTTACCAAACTGATCCCGGCCGACAGGCTTGAAGCAATTGTTGAAAGGACACGCAACGGCGGCGCTGAAATAGTTAACTTCCTCAAGACCGGCAGCGCTTACTATGCTCCTTCTGCTTCCGCGGTACAAATGGCCGAAGCCGTGTTGAAAGACAAGAAGAGGATCCTGCCGGTGGCAGCATATCTGAACGGCGAGTATGGCGCTAAAGATATTTACACCGGCGTGCCCTGCATTATCGGCGCCAACGGTGTAGAGAAAATCCTTGAAATTGATCTCACTCCGGAAGAAAAAGCTGCCCTGGATAAGTCCATCCAGGCCGTACGCAACCTGATGAAGGTAGTTGGACTGGGATCATAAAATAAGTCCGCCAGCGCAAAAAAGGGAGGATTAGAAGATGGCAAAAGGACCAAAAGCTGTATTAATATGTGATACGACTTTCCGGGATGCCCACCAGTCATTGCTGGCCACCCGGATGAAAACAGAACATATGATCCCGATCGCAGAGAAGCACGACGAAGCGGGCTTTTACTCAATGGAAATGTGGGGCGGAGCCACGTTCGACACCTGCATGCGGTTCTGCGGCGACGATCCGTGGGAGCGCCTGCGGGTAATCAGGCGCCACCTCAAGAAGACAAAAACGCAGATGCTCCTCAGGGGTCAGAATATTGTCGGCTACAGAAACTATGCTGACGATGTACTCATTGAATTTATCAAGAAGGCCGTCTACAACGGGATGGATATCTTCCGCTGCTTCGACGCCCTAAACGATTTCAGGAACCTGGAGGTAGCCATCAGGACGGTAATCGACGAAGGGGCTCATGCGCAAGGGACCATCTGCTATGCCATAAGCCCGGTCCATACGGTTGAGTATTATGTTAATAAAGCCAAAGAACTGGAGTCGATGGGAGTACATTCCATTTGCATTAAGGATATGGCCGGCATGATTGCGCCTTACATTACTTACGACATTGTTAAGGGTATGAGGGATGCCGGAATCACAGTGCCCATCAACATCCACTGCCACTATACCAGCGGTATGGCTGCCATGGCTTACATCAAGGGAGTTGAAGCCGGCGCAAATATAGTCGACTGTGCCATTTCCCCAATGTCCGTGCAGACCTCCCAGCCGGCCATTGAAGTCATGTGCGCCGCCTGGCAGGGTACCGAGTGGGATCCCGGCCTTGACATGAAAACACTAATTGAAATTGCAGATTACTGGAAAGAAATCCGGCCGCTTTATGCCGAGTTCGACCTGGCTCAAAAATGGCCTGATGCAACCATTCTTGTTTCGCAGGTGCCCGGCGGCATGATGTCGAACTTCCTCTCCCAGCTCAAGCAGGCAAACGCTCTGCACCGCCTGCCGGAAGTGCTTGAAGAAATGCCGCGCGTGCAGGAGGACTTCGGATGGCCGCCACTGGTCACCCCTTCCAGCCAGATTGTGGGTACGCAGGCTGTCCTGAACGTTCTCATGGGCCGCTACAAGATGTGCCCCAACGAATCGAAGCAGTACATGCGGGGTTATTACGGCAGACCGCCGGCTCCGATTAACGAAGAGGCGCGCAAGATGATCATCGGCGACGAAAAGCCCATCGAATGCCGCCCGGCCGACATGCTTGAGCCGGAACTGCCAAAGGCCAAGGAACTGGTTGCCCATGTTATGGAAAAGGAAGAAGACGTTATTTCCGCCGCAATTTATCCGCAGGTAGCACCAAAATTCCTGGAAGAGAGAATGGCCAAAAAGCTCAAGATAGACATCGAACTCGCCAAGCAGGGGTACGGGTTCTATCCCGTGTAGTTATTTAGAATTTTACGGGCCGGCGGACTCAATCCGCCCGGCCCGTTATCAAAAACCGTATTGTTTATAAGGGTCAGAGGTGTTATATTTTTTTAAAAAATATCTAAAGGGGGTTGTTTAAACAACATGTCCAAAAACATGAAGACAATGGATGGAACCAAAGCTGCAGCTTGGGCATCATACGCATTCACCGAATGTGCATGTATTTTCCCAATCACTCCATCCTCTCCTATGGCTGAATATGTTGACGAGTGGGCCGCCCAGGGGAAGAAAAATATATTTGGACAGCCTGTTAAGGTTGTTGAGATGCAGTCTGAGGCCGGCGCTGCCGCAGCCCTGCACGGTGCCCTTGCATCCGGCGCACTGGGTACTACTTACACTGCATCGCAGGGCTTAATGCTGATGATACCCAATATGTACAAGATTTCCGGCGAACTTTTGCCCGGAGTGATACATGTCACCGCGCGCGCCCTTTCAACCCAGGCTCTCAGCATTTTCGGCGATCATTCCGACGTTATGACCTGCCGCATGACCGGCTTTGCCATGCTCGCTTCCAGCAGTGTACAGGAAGTAATGGATCTTGGCGGGATAGCCCATGCTTCGGCCATAAAGTCAAGGGTTCCCTTCCTGCATTTCTTCGACGGGTTCAGAACTTCCCACGAGCAGCAAAAGATTGAAGTTATCGAATACGAAGACTATGCCAAGCTGGTTGACTGGGAAGCTATTAAAGAATTCAGGAAAAGAGGTCTGAATCCCGAGCACCCGGTTGTAAGAGGTACGGCTCAAAACCCTGACATTTACTTCCAAGCCAGAGAGGCGGCAAACCCGTTTTACCTGAGAGTGCCCGACATTGTAGCCGAATACATGAACGAACTGGGCAAGATTACCGGCAGGTACTATAAGCCGTTTGACTACTACGGTGCCCCCGATGCCGAATATATTATTGTGGCAATGGGTTCCGTATGCGATACGATAGAAGAAACCATAGACTATTTAATTAACAAAAGAGGGGAAAAAGTCGGCGTAATTAAGGTACACCTTTACAGGCCTTTCTCTGCCAAGTATTTCTTTGACGTCCTGCCCAAGACGGTGAAGAAGATTGCCGTGCTCGACCGCACCAAGGAACCGGGGTCCCTGGGCGAGCCGCTTTACGAAGATGTCCGCACAATCTTCTATGACAAGGAAATTAAGCCTGTTATCGTTGGCGGCCGTTACGGCCTGGGTTCCAAGGACACCCTGCCTGCCGACATTATCGCGGTTTACGACAACCTTAAGTCAGACAATCCGAAGAACGGCTTTACCATCAGCATTGTTGACGACGTAACCGGTCTCTCCTTGCCGAGAGGCGAAATGATCGACACAACCCCGGAAGGAACGATTCAGTGCAAGTTCTACGGGCTTGGGTCTGACGGCACGGTAGGCGCGAACAAGCAGGCGGTGGAAATTATTGGTGACACCACAGATCTTTATTCCCAGGCATACTTTGCCTATGACTCCAAGAAGTCCGGCGGCTTTACGGTTTCCCACCTGCGCTTCGGCAAGAAGCCAATTAAGTCTCCTTATCTGATTAACAGCGCCGACTTCGTTTCCTGCAGCAACCAATCCTATGTCTACACGCTGGATATGCTGTCGGGCCTTAAGAAGGGCGGCACATTCCTGCTGAACTGCGTATGGAAGCCGGAGGAGCTTGATGAAAGGCTGCCTGCATCCGTCAAGCGCTTTATTGCCCAGAACAATATCAACTTCTACATTATCAACGCCGTTGATATTGCCAGAGAGCTTGGCCTGGGCAACCGCTATAACATGATCATGCAATCCGCCTTCTTCAAGCTTGCCAACGTCATTCCTGTAGAAGACGCCGTTGAAGAGTTGAAGCGCACCATTAAGAAGACCTACGGCAAGAAAGGCGAAAAGATAGTCAACATGAACTTTGCGGCGGTGGACAAAGGTGTTGACGCGCTGATTAAGATCGACGTACCTGCCTCCTGGGCCGATGCAGTGGACGAAGCTGCGGCCGAAAAAGATGTCCCCAATTTCATTAAGAATGTGCTGCGGCCTATGAACAGGCTGGAAGGCGACAAGCTGCCGGTAAGCACCTTTAAAGGCGCTGAAGACGGCATGTTCCCGGTAGGAACTTCCAGGTACGAGAAGCGCGGGGTGGCAGACTTCGTTCCGGCATGGGACAAAGATAAATGCATCCAGTGCAACCAGTGCTCCATGGTCTGCTCGCACGCAGCGATAAGACCGTTCTTGTTGAATGAAGAAGAGCTTAAAAAAGCTCCGGCTACATTTGAAACCAAGCCTGCTGTCGGCAAGCAGCTGGCCGGATTGGCTTACAGGATTCAGGTCAGCCCGCTTGACTGCATGGGCTGCGGAGTTTGCGCCGACATCTGCCCGTCCAAGGAAAAAGCCCTTTCCATGCAGCCTTTTGACAGCCAGGTAAAAGAAGCTGAAAACTGGGATTATGCAATGACCGTAACCGTCAAGGATAATCTCTGGAACAAGTTCAGCGTCAAAGGCAGCCAGTTCTGCCAGCCCTTGCTTGAGTTTTCCGGCGCCTGCGGAGGCTGCGTCGAGACTGCCTACGCCAAGCTGGTTACTCAGTTATTTGGCGACAGGATGATAATTCTTAACGCAACAGGCTGTTCTTCCATCTGGGGCGGCAGCGCACCCTCGATGCCGTACTGCACCAATGCCGAAGGCAAGGGTCCGGCCTGGGCCAGCGGCTTGTTCGAGGATAACGCCGAATACGGGTTTGGCGTCTACCTGGGCATCAAGCAGCAGAGGGACAAGATAGCCGAACTGATGAAGGAAGCCATGTCCCTCGACATTAATCCGGCCCTGAAAGAGGCGTTCCAGGAATGGCTGAACGGCAGGGACGACTCTGAAGCCTCCAAGGCTGCTACGGCCAAGATACTGCCTCTGTTAGAAGGTCAGGACCACCCCGTTTTGAAGGAGATTGCCGACCGCAAAGACTTGCTTGTCAAGAAGTCGATCTGGATCCTCGGCGGCGACGGTTGGGCCTATGACATTGGCTACGGCGGACTAGACCATGTACTGGCCCAGAACGAAGATGTTAACGTGCTGGTCTTCGATACCGAGGTGTACTCCAATACCGGCGGACAGTCCTCCAAAGCCACGCCCACTGCTTCCATAGCCAAGTTTGCTGCAGCCGGCAAGAGAACCAAGAAGAAAGACCTCGGCGCAATGGCCATGACCTACGGTTATGTCTATGTCGCCCAGATTGGTATGGGAGCAGATATGAACCAAACTCTTAAAGCAATAGCCGAAGCCGAAGCTTATAAAGGACCTTCCCTTATAATTGGCTATGCTCCCTGTATCAACCACGGCTTGAGGGGCGGCATGGCAAAGAGCCAGGCCGAAATTAAGAAGGCCGTCGAAGCCGGTTACTGGCACCTTTACAGGTACAACCCGGACCTCAAGAAAGAGGGCAAGAATCCGTTTATTCTGGATTCCAAAGAACCCAACTTTGGCGCCTTCAAGGAATACCTGCTGGGCGAGGTTCGTTACGCTGCCCTGGCTCAGATGTTCCCGGTCGAAGCAGAAGAGCTATTTGCCAAGACCGAGCAAGATGCCAAAGAAAGGTATGAATTCTACAAGCGTTTGGCACAACAAGCTAGCTAATTCAAAATAAAACCTCACAAATCACTTTGCAGACTGTCTCGCTCAGAGGCAGTCTTTTTTTTTTTAACGGCATGTCAGCCCAGCCGTTTAGAAATGAAGCGTTCAAGTCCAGCCAAGCAGGCTTAACCGGGGAAACCCACATAATCCTTTTTTGGGCATGTAAAGCCTGAAAAAGGGGAAAATATTTAAAAATTAAAAAGGCAAGGGGCAGGTAAGCAAATCCTATGGGCCCGTTATCATGGCGCGCGGCAAAAATATTCCTGGCTGCCGGCACACCTATTCAAAGGTTAATTTCGGGTAGGGGAGACACACATATTTTTTGCGTTCAACAGGCACTTGAAATCCTTAAAAATGACGGATTTTTCAATCAACATGCGCTTTTAACAAAACATCAGGAATTTTTATTCAGGGGGGTGCGCTGGGCGGATAAAGGCTGGAAAAACTTTTCTCATTATTACGATCCTCAAACTGGCACTGGCATTAAGCCTTGGCCTGATGCAAGACTAGAATGTAAGGCTTTTTTTAAAATGGCGTTATCAAACTGGCAAAATTCAAATAGAAATAAAGCCTTCTTTTTCTTAGGCGCTTCAGCCCATATAATGCAGGATTTATGTGTGCCCCATCATTCTACTTGTGCAGCTTTTTCCGGACATCAAACATATGAAAACTGGGTTAGTGCTAACCTACAAGATTTTAGCGTTTTTTCCGAAGGTATATACAAAGATTTTTCAGATCCAGATGAATGGATCAATTATAATGCCAAAATCTCAAGGGATTATTTCCCCTATGTTGCCGGTTTTTCTTCGCAATCCTCTTACAAGATGGTGACAGGCAAACTTTTACCGCTTGCCCAGCGTACAACAGCAGGATTTTTTTCTTATTTTTTAAATTGTGTCAAAGCCTAAAAATACTGGCATTGCCGTGGGAAAAGGCCGAGCCGAAAATCAGGCCCTATTTAAGTACCGATAATAGATATTATGTTAACTTACTGCCCGGTTTTAACAGCAGGTGGCCAGCCCGGCACTGCGCCTGCTTTTTTATATATCAAAAATAAAACGCCTCCCAAAAAGCGCATGAAAATCATTATTAAACCGCTAAAGAAAATATGCTGTTAGAAAAATGTAAAATATGGCAGTTTAGCATATATCATTAGGAAAATCTTCTGTTCTTTCACGCGGCAACTTACTTTCTAGTCTTGTCCGGTCTTTTGAAATCAAGAACCTGACCCATCTTGGCCGGCGACTCAAAGCTTTCCGGTGAAATGTGCTCTATTTCCGGAAAATAAGATTTTATTTGTTCCATTATTGACTTTATTGCTGAAAGAGTTTCACTATCACAAAACTCTCCTGTAAGATTAAGTGCAAGCCCGAATAAGAGCATTTCGTCATGAGACAGTTTGAGCTCGTAATTATGGACGGGCAACTCGTTAAGCTTCGCTATTGCCATGATGCACACCCCTGAGACCATGGAGAAAGTTTCAGGGCTAATTTTCCCATGTGAAGCTTCAAAATATTTCTTTTTAAGAATTTCTGTCAAAGAATCAAGTATCAGCAAAGATTTATCAGGTTGAAAAGTAAGCTTAAAAAGAGGAGAAAAAACATAGCTGTCCAGGCCCGTTCTTAAAATAAGTTCTCCCCTATTGCCTAAAAAACAAACCAGACGGCCCTCCTGAATTTCAATTTCCAGCGACGAACCGTTTATATAGAGTACTGTAGCAAAATTGTTTTTTAAGAAATATTCAAACTCTTCGTTTTCGAATTCTTCCCTTAAATACTTTTGCTTGATGAACTTGCTTGCCTCACCAGGATCGTAATCAAGCTCGATGTCTTCAATGTAAATTATAGTAGATTCAACAAGCTCATCCTCATAGTAATGTTCTACCATAACATATTCATCTATATATTCTTCCAGCATTTCCAGTATTTCTTCAATATTAAATACTAAGTAATTTCTAATTAGTGATAAGTCCAATTTAAACTCCCTTCTTAAAAAATATTTTGTCGTGTCTGCAAATAAATTAACACATTCGCGGGTAATAAACAAGTTTAGGTTTAATTTATTAAAATAAAGAAAAACTAAAAAAAAAATTTGAGGATGAGAAATTTTGAATGAAAAAAATGTAAAAACAAATTCAAGGAAGAGTTTTTGGTCTGTTGTAGCAGCGCTTGCCGGAGTT
The window above is part of the Pelotomaculum thermopropionicum SI genome. Proteins encoded here:
- the MmcI gene encoding methylmalonyl-CoA decarboxylase, epsilon subunit (hypothetical membrane protein), which gives rise to MSEICKEKAGIKPEVLAAITAAIALCCYSAEQGFQIKEVKKGINPWRKAGIVEMMLGRELNRDFL
- the MmcF gene encoding methylmalonyl-CoA mutase, C-terminal domain/subunit (cobalamin-binding) encodes the protein MSEKRIRVLVAKPGLDGHDRGAKVIAQALRDAGMEVIYTGLRQTPEQIVSAALQEDVDVVGLSILSGAHGTLFPEVVKLLREQGAEDVLVVGGGIIPDEDIPELKAAGIAEVFGPGTPLEDVVKYIKENAKSS
- the MmcJ gene encoding methylmalonyl-CoA decarboxylase, gamma subunit (acetyl/propionyl-CoA carboxylase, alpha subunit) — its product is MQKFKIKVNGELFEVEVEQIGGTAAAPAAPAAPPPAPAVAPPAAPAPAPAAAAPAAAPKPAAAAAPTPKPPADGGSGGTLCAPMPGTILDIRVKVGDAVKVGDVLVILEAMKMENELAAEKAGTVKEIKVSKGQAVNGGDPLVVIG
- the MmcE gene encoding methylmalonyl-CoA mutase, N-terminal domain/subunit; translation: MFKQDQLDKIAAKKESWSAKLAAAVKKRPEREAQFMTDSGIEVNTVYTPLDIADMDYERDLGLPGEYPYTRGVQPNMYRGRLWTMRQYAGFGTAEETNQRFRYLLEQGQTGLSCAFDLPTQIGYDSDHPMARGEIGKVGVAIDSLQDMETLFDQIPLGKVSTSMTINAPAGILLAMYIVVAEKQGFKRAELNGTIQNDIIKEYVGRGTYILPPEPSMRLITNIFEFCSKEVPNWNTISISGYHIREAGCTAAQEIAFTLADGIAYVDAAIKAGLDVDQFGPRLSFFFNAHLNFLEEIAKFRAARRVWAKIMKERFGAKDPRSWTLRFHTQTAGCSLTAQQPMVNIMRTAFEALAAVLGGTQSLHTNSYDEALALPSDESVLIALRTQQVIGYEIGVCDVVDPLGGSYYIESLTNQLEAKAWEYIEKIDALGGAVKAIDYMQKEIHNAAYQYQLAIDNKKKTVIGVNKFQLKEEEKPKNLLKVDLSVGERQIAKLKKLKEERDNAKVEALLKQVREAAQSDANMMPVFIDAVKEYVTLGEICGVLRDVFGEYKQQIVF
- the MmcH gene encoding methylmalonyl-CoA decarboxylase, alpha subunit (acetyl-CoA carboxylase, carboxyltransferase component (subunits alpha and beta)) gives rise to the protein MSMQEKLDQLNKLRQIVEAGGGQKRIDKQHESGKKTARERINELFDPGSFREIDVFAASEDDWIFNNKTPGEGVTCGYGTIAGRKVYIFAQDFTVVGGSLGRVHAAKICKTLDMAMKVGAPVIGICDSGGARIQEGVDALNGYGEIFYRNTIASGVIPQISVIMGPCAGGAVYSPALTDFIFMVSGTSQMFITGPLVIKATTGEDVSMEALGGAATHNQISGVAHFMANNEEECIAQIKALLSYLPSNNLEEPPTYAPVEPSVDKEILVDIVPTDPNKGYEVRDIINAVVDGGSFFEVHQYYATNGVVGFARINGQPVGIIANQPRILAGCLDINVSDKIARHIRFCDCFNLPIITFMDVPGFLPGVQQEYGGIIRHGAKMLYAYSEATVPKITIILRKAYGGAYLAMCANALRADMTFAWPTAEIAVMGPEGAVNVINRKELSEAENPIELRKKLVEDYRNRFANPYLASARGFIQDVIDPRDTREKIINALWNMSTKRETRPRKKHGNIPM
- the MmcK gene encoding malate dehydrogenase (malate/lactate dehydrogenases), whose translation is MIKRRKITIVGAGNVGATAAHWAAAKELGDIVLLDVIEGVPQGKGLDLMEASPVEGFDANIIGTNNYEDTADSDVVIVTAGVARKPGMSRDDLLNTNYKIVSSVAENIARYSPNAIIIVVSNPLDVMAYTAYKASGFPSNRVFGMAGVLDSARFRTFLAMELGISVEDVSALVLGGHGDTMVPVLSCAFAGCIPVTKLIPADRLEAIVERTRNGGAEIVNFLKTGSAYYAPSASAVQMAEAVLKDKKRILPVAAYLNGEYGAKDIYTGVPCIIGANGVEKILEIDLTPEEKAALDKSIQAVRNLMKVVGLGS
- the MmcG gene encoding methylmalonyl-CoA epimerase (lactoylglutathione lyase and related lyases); its protein translation is MIKKIDHIGIAVRDLAEALKLYEGLLGLKSIGTEVVEEQKVKVAFLPTGDSEVELLESTTPDGPIAKFIEKNGEGIQHIAFRVDNIEQRLAELKEKGVRLIDEKPRRGAGGAKIAFLHPKSTFGVLIELSERD